From a single Bacillus pseudomycoides DSM 12442 genomic region:
- a CDS encoding GNAT family N-acetyltransferase: MQLVKPTHQHSKQIMAYRQAFLDAREQPHGSCSLQQFDSFDGWLEKVTIQEKGENLPLNRVPSTQFLSIEKGKLIGFINIRHRLTPELLMESGHIGYSVHPGERRKGYATGQLQLSLFEAKKLGLEKVLITCDKANIASAKTIQKVGGILEDEVISQNTGEIVQRYWIKL, translated from the coding sequence ATGGCTTATCGGCAAGCATTCCTAGATGCAAGAGAACAACCGCATGGTAGTTGTTCCTTACAACAATTTGATTCCTTTGACGGATGGCTTGAAAAAGTCACAATCCAAGAAAAGGGAGAAAATTTACCACTAAATCGAGTTCCATCTACTCAGTTTTTGAGCATTGAAAAGGGGAAATTAATCGGTTTCATCAATATCCGCCATCGATTAACACCAGAATTACTGATGGAGAGCGGACATATCGGTTATAGCGTGCACCCGGGCGAACGTCGAAAGGGTTACGCCACTGGGCAACTTCAGCTTTCCTTATTTGAAGCGAAAAAATTAGGATTGGAGAAAGTGTTGATAACTTGTGACAAAGCAAATATCGCCTCTGCCAAAACCATTCAAAAAGTTGGAGGTATCTTAGAAGATGAAGTAATTTCCCAGAATACTGGCGAAATTGTTCAGCGTTACTGGATCAAACTATGA